Proteins from one Enterobacter bugandensis genomic window:
- the tatD gene encoding 3'-5' ssDNA/RNA exonuclease TatD, whose protein sequence is MFDIGLNLTSSQFAKDRDEVVARAFEAGVKGLLLTGTNLHESEQALLLAQRYQHCWSTAGVHPHDSSQWTAESAETLRTLAKTAEVVAIGECGLDFNRNFSTPEEQEKAFTAQLALAAELEMPVFMHCRDAHERFLALLDPWLDKLTGAVLHCFTGSRQEALDCLNRGLYLGITGWVCDERRGLELRELLPIIPADRLLLETDAPYLLPRDMKPKPASRRNEPALLGHIVERVAHWRGEDPHWLSAQTDDNVRRLFGINV, encoded by the coding sequence ATGTTTGATATCGGACTCAACCTGACCAGCTCGCAGTTTGCGAAAGATCGTGACGAGGTGGTTGCGCGTGCTTTTGAGGCTGGCGTAAAAGGGCTGCTCCTGACCGGGACCAACCTGCATGAGAGCGAGCAGGCGCTACTGCTGGCGCAACGCTATCAACACTGCTGGTCAACCGCCGGCGTCCACCCTCATGACAGCAGCCAGTGGACGGCGGAGAGCGCAGAAACCCTGCGCACGCTGGCAAAAACGGCAGAGGTGGTGGCTATTGGCGAGTGCGGGCTCGATTTTAACCGCAACTTCTCCACGCCTGAAGAACAGGAAAAGGCGTTCACTGCCCAGCTTGCGCTGGCGGCAGAGCTTGAAATGCCCGTCTTTATGCACTGTCGCGATGCGCATGAACGTTTTCTCGCACTGCTGGACCCGTGGCTGGATAAACTGACCGGCGCAGTGCTCCACTGCTTCACCGGGTCTCGCCAGGAAGCGCTGGATTGCCTGAACCGCGGTTTGTATCTGGGGATCACCGGTTGGGTGTGTGATGAGCGCCGCGGGCTTGAGCTTCGCGAGCTGCTGCCGATAATCCCGGCAGACCGTTTGCTTCTTGAAACCGATGCGCCATACCTGCTGCCGCGAGATATGAAGCCCAAACCGGCATCGCGGCGAAACGAGCCCGCCTTGCTGGGGCACATTGTTGAGCGCGTAGCGCACTGGCGCGGAGAGGATCCGCACTGGCTTTCCGCGCAGACGGATGACAACGTGCGTCGCCTGTTCGGGATAAACGTTTAA
- the tatC gene encoding Sec-independent protein translocase subunit TatC, which produces MAVDDTQPLITHLIELRKRLLNCIIAVFLIFLCLVYFANDIYQVVSAPLIKQMPLGATMIATDVASPFFTPIKLTFWVSLIASAPVILYQVWAFVAPALYRHERKLVIPLLVSSSLLFYIGMAFAYFVVFPLAFGFLTHTAPEGVQVSTDIASYLSFVMALFMAFGVAFEVPVAIVLLCWVGVTTPDDLRKKRPYILVGAFVVGMLLTPPDVFSQTLLAIPMYCLFEVGVFFSRFYVGKGRRSDDEDDASEKTTEE; this is translated from the coding sequence ATGGCAGTAGATGATACTCAACCGCTTATTACGCACCTGATTGAGCTGCGTAAGCGCCTGTTAAACTGCATTATTGCGGTATTCCTCATATTCCTGTGCCTGGTCTATTTCGCCAACGATATTTATCAGGTGGTTTCTGCGCCGCTGATCAAGCAGATGCCGCTGGGGGCAACGATGATTGCAACAGACGTTGCATCACCGTTTTTCACTCCGATTAAGCTCACCTTCTGGGTGTCGTTGATTGCGTCTGCACCCGTCATCCTTTATCAGGTATGGGCATTTGTGGCGCCAGCACTGTACAGGCACGAACGTAAACTGGTGATCCCGCTGCTGGTCTCCAGTTCGCTGCTGTTCTATATCGGCATGGCGTTTGCCTACTTCGTTGTCTTCCCGCTGGCCTTTGGCTTCCTGACGCATACCGCGCCGGAAGGGGTTCAGGTATCGACGGATATCGCCAGCTACCTCAGCTTTGTGATGGCGCTGTTTATGGCGTTCGGTGTGGCGTTTGAAGTGCCGGTGGCCATTGTGCTGCTCTGCTGGGTTGGGGTAACCACCCCTGATGACCTGCGTAAGAAGCGTCCCTATATTCTGGTGGGCGCCTTCGTAGTCGGCATGCTGTTGACGCCGCCGGACGTCTTCTCACAAACGTTGCTGGCAATACCGATGTACTGCCTGTTTGAGGTTGGCGTATTCTTCTCGCGTTTCTACGTGGGAAAAGGACGCCGGTCGGACGATGAAGACGATGCGTCCGAAAAGACCACTGAAGAGTAA
- the tatB gene encoding Sec-independent protein translocase protein TatB codes for MFDIGFSELLLVFVIGLIVLGPQRLPVAVKTVVGWVRALRSLASTVQNELAQELKLQEFQESLKKVEKASMDNLTPELKASMDELREAAESMKRSYSVNDPEKASDEANTIHNPVVKDSEAQREGVTPASAEHQAAAPEQTPQETELKKQAQPEEPVVKAAEAKPAAPVSESSPSSSDKA; via the coding sequence GTGTTCGACATTGGTTTTAGTGAGCTGCTGCTGGTCTTTGTGATTGGTCTGATCGTGCTGGGGCCGCAGCGTCTGCCGGTAGCGGTGAAAACCGTCGTGGGCTGGGTTCGAGCGCTAAGATCGCTGGCTTCGACCGTTCAGAACGAGCTGGCGCAGGAACTTAAGCTGCAGGAGTTTCAGGAAAGCCTGAAAAAGGTTGAGAAGGCGAGCATGGATAACCTGACGCCTGAACTGAAAGCCTCAATGGATGAGCTGCGCGAAGCGGCGGAATCCATGAAGCGCTCTTACAGCGTTAACGATCCTGAAAAAGCGAGCGATGAAGCGAACACTATTCATAACCCGGTGGTGAAGGACAGCGAAGCGCAGCGTGAGGGCGTGACGCCAGCGAGTGCGGAGCACCAGGCCGCAGCGCCTGAACAAACGCCGCAGGAAACTGAACTGAAAAAACAGGCGCAGCCGGAAGAGCCGGTGGTAAAAGCGGCTGAAGCGAAACCCGCCGCGCCCGTTTCCGAATCATCCCCCTCGTCGAGTGATAAAGCGTAA
- the tatA gene encoding Sec-independent protein translocase subunit TatA yields MGGISIWQLVIIAVIVVLLFGTKKLGSIGSDLGASIKGFKKAMSDDESKQDKTSQDADFTAKSISDKQEDAKKEDAKRHDKEQV; encoded by the coding sequence ATGGGTGGTATCAGTATCTGGCAATTAGTCATTATTGCCGTCATCGTTGTGCTGCTGTTTGGCACCAAAAAGCTCGGTTCTATTGGTTCCGATCTGGGCGCGTCTATCAAAGGCTTCAAGAAAGCAATGAGCGATGATGAGAGCAAGCAGGATAAAACCAGCCAGGACGCTGACTTTACTGCTAAATCCATCTCCGATAAGCAGGAAGATGCCAAAAAGGAAGACGCTAAACGCCACGATAAAGAGCAGGTGTAA
- the ubiB gene encoding ubiquinone biosynthesis regulatory protein kinase UbiB — protein sequence MTPGEIRRLYFIIHTFLSYGLDELIPKMRITLPLRIWRRTLFWMPNRHKGQPLGERLRLALQELGPVWIKFGQMLSTRRDLFPPHIADELAMLQDRVAPFDGVRAKKQIEEAMGNLPVETWFDDFEIEPLASASIAQVHTARLKENGKEVVIKVIRPDILPIIKADMKLIYRLARWVPRLLPDGRRLRPMEVVREYEKTLIDELNLLRESANAIQLRRNFENSPMLYVPEVYSDYCSQNMMVMERIYGIPVSDVVALEKQGTNMKLLAERGVQVFFTQVFRDSFFHADMHPGNIFVSYEHPEDPKYIGIDCGIVGSLNKEDKRYLAENFIAFFNRDYRKVAELHVDSGWVPPDTNVEEFEFAIRTVCEPIFEKPLAEISFGHVLLNLFNTARRFNMEVQPQLVLLQKTLLYVEGVGRQLYPQLDLWKTAKPFLESWIKDQVGLPALVRSLKEKGPFWIEKMPEIPELVYDSLRQSKNLQHSMDKIARELQSSRVRQGQSRYLFGIGATLLLSGTLLLINRPDWQMMPAWLMAGGVVVWLAGWRKTR from the coding sequence ATGACGCCTGGTGAAATTCGGCGCCTCTATTTTATCATCCACACCTTTTTGAGTTACGGGCTCGACGAGCTCATCCCCAAAATGCGTATCACGCTGCCGCTCAGGATCTGGCGGCGGACGCTGTTCTGGATGCCAAATCGCCATAAAGGTCAGCCGCTGGGTGAACGCCTGCGTCTGGCACTGCAGGAGCTCGGCCCGGTATGGATTAAGTTCGGACAGATGCTCTCAACTCGCCGCGATCTCTTCCCGCCGCACATTGCCGATGAACTGGCGATGCTGCAGGACCGTGTCGCCCCGTTTGACGGGGTGAGAGCGAAGAAACAGATCGAGGAGGCGATGGGTAACCTTCCCGTTGAAACCTGGTTTGACGATTTCGAAATAGAACCGCTGGCGTCGGCTTCTATCGCTCAGGTGCACACTGCGCGTCTGAAAGAGAACGGCAAAGAGGTGGTGATCAAGGTGATCCGCCCGGATATCCTGCCGATTATCAAAGCCGACATGAAGCTAATTTATCGTCTGGCGCGCTGGGTTCCGCGTCTGCTGCCGGACGGCCGTCGACTGCGCCCGATGGAAGTGGTGCGGGAATATGAAAAAACGCTGATTGATGAGCTTAATCTGCTGCGTGAATCGGCAAACGCCATTCAGCTGCGCCGCAATTTTGAAAACAGCCCGATGCTCTACGTGCCTGAAGTCTATTCAGACTATTGCAGCCAGAACATGATGGTCATGGAGCGCATCTACGGTATTCCGGTTTCGGATGTGGTGGCCCTGGAGAAGCAGGGAACGAACATGAAGCTGCTGGCCGAACGTGGCGTGCAGGTCTTCTTTACCCAGGTATTCCGCGACAGTTTTTTCCATGCGGACATGCATCCGGGCAATATCTTCGTGAGCTATGAGCATCCTGAGGATCCGAAATACATCGGTATCGACTGCGGAATTGTGGGCTCGCTGAATAAAGAAGATAAACGTTATCTGGCTGAGAACTTCATCGCTTTCTTCAACCGCGACTACCGTAAGGTGGCCGAGCTGCATGTGGATTCCGGCTGGGTTCCGCCAGACACCAACGTCGAAGAGTTCGAGTTTGCTATCCGTACCGTTTGCGAACCGATTTTTGAAAAACCGCTGGCAGAGATCTCTTTTGGACACGTGCTGTTAAACCTGTTCAATACGGCCCGCCGCTTTAATATGGAAGTTCAGCCACAGTTAGTTTTACTTCAGAAAACATTACTTTACGTTGAGGGTGTAGGTCGACAACTCTATCCTCAGTTAGACTTGTGGAAGACGGCTAAACCTTTCCTGGAATCCTGGATTAAGGATCAGGTTGGCCTTCCAGCGCTGGTGCGTTCGCTGAAAGAGAAAGGACCGTTCTGGATCGAAAAAATGCCTGAAATTCCTGAACTGGTTTACGACAGTTTGCGTCAGAGCAAGAATCTTCAGCACAGCATGGATAAAATCGCCCGCGAGCTTCAGTCCAGCCGTGTGCGCCAGGGACAGTCACGCTACCTCTTTGGCATTGGCGCAACGCTGCTGCTGAGCGGTACGTTGCTGCTGATCAACCGTCCTGACTGGCAGATGATGCCCGCCTGGCTGATGGCTGGCGGGGTTGTTGTCTGGCTTGCAGGATGGAGAAAAACGCGCTGA
- the ubiJ gene encoding ubiquinone biosynthesis protein UbiJ encodes MPFKPLVTAGIENVLNAFLYRAPALKAARQRLNGKVLRIVLKEFSTPLVLVFSERQLDVLGEWEGEADCSVITHMSVLPKLRDRQQLTALIRSGELEVEGDIQVVQNFVALSDLAEFDPAELLAPFIGDIAAEGIGKVIHGGTAFLRKNLQRQQRYAAEVLTEEWRMAPGPLEVAWFAEETAAVERAVDALSKRLEKLEGK; translated from the coding sequence GTGCCCTTTAAACCCTTAGTCACCGCAGGCATCGAGAATGTGCTGAATGCCTTCCTGTATCGCGCTCCGGCGCTGAAAGCCGCACGTCAGAGGCTAAACGGGAAGGTACTGCGCATTGTGTTAAAAGAGTTCTCGACGCCGCTCGTGCTGGTTTTCAGCGAACGTCAGCTTGACGTTCTGGGTGAGTGGGAAGGTGAAGCTGATTGCTCGGTCATTACCCATATGAGCGTGCTGCCAAAACTGCGCGATCGCCAGCAATTAACGGCGCTTATCCGCAGCGGTGAGCTGGAAGTGGAAGGCGACATCCAGGTCGTGCAGAACTTCGTTGCGCTCAGCGATCTGGCTGAGTTTGACCCGGCAGAGCTGCTGGCGCCTTTTATTGGCGACATCGCCGCTGAAGGGATCGGGAAAGTTATTCATGGCGGCACGGCGTTCCTGCGCAAAAATCTGCAACGCCAACAGCGTTATGCCGCAGAAGTGCTGACCGAAGAGTGGCGCATGGCGCCCGGGCCGCTGGAAGTTGCGTGGTTCGCAGAAGAGACGGCCGCGGTTGAACGTGCGGTTGATGCCCTAAGCAAACGGCTGGAAAAACTGGAGGGCAAATGA
- the ubiE gene encoding bifunctional demethylmenaquinone methyltransferase/2-methoxy-6-polyprenyl-1,4-benzoquinol methylase UbiE has translation MVDDSQDTTHFGFQTVAKAQKADMVAHVFHSVAAKYDVMNDLMSFGIHRLWKRFTIDCSGVRRGQTVLDLAGGTGDLTAKFSRLVGETGRVVLADINDSMLKMGREKLRNIGVVGNVEYVQANAEALPFPDNTFDCITISFGLRNVTDKEKALRSMYRVLKPGGRLLVLEFSKPIIDPLSKAYDAYSFHVLPRIGELVANDAESYRYLAESIRMHPDQDTLKAMMQDAEFENVEYFNMTAGVVALHRGYKF, from the coding sequence ATGGTTGACGATTCACAAGACACGACGCACTTTGGCTTTCAGACTGTAGCCAAAGCGCAGAAAGCTGACATGGTGGCCCACGTATTTCATTCCGTGGCGGCGAAGTACGATGTGATGAATGACTTGATGTCGTTCGGCATTCATCGCTTGTGGAAGCGCTTCACCATCGACTGCAGCGGTGTGCGTCGTGGACAAACGGTTCTCGATCTGGCTGGCGGTACGGGCGATCTGACGGCGAAATTCTCCCGTCTGGTGGGCGAAACCGGTCGCGTTGTACTGGCTGATATTAATGACTCCATGCTTAAAATGGGACGCGAAAAGCTGCGTAACATCGGCGTGGTGGGTAACGTGGAATACGTGCAGGCCAACGCCGAAGCGCTGCCGTTCCCGGACAATACTTTTGACTGCATCACGATTTCCTTCGGTCTGCGTAACGTCACTGATAAAGAAAAAGCGCTGCGCTCCATGTACCGCGTGCTGAAGCCGGGTGGACGCCTGCTGGTGCTCGAGTTCTCTAAACCGATTATCGACCCGCTGAGCAAAGCCTACGACGCATATTCCTTCCACGTGCTGCCGCGTATTGGCGAACTGGTGGCAAACGACGCGGAAAGCTATCGCTATCTGGCGGAATCAATTCGCATGCATCCGGATCAGGACACCTTAAAAGCCATGATGCAGGATGCGGAATTTGAGAACGTTGAGTACTTCAACATGACGGCGGGTGTCGTCGCGCTGCATCGCGGTTACAAATTCTGA
- the rmuC gene encoding DNA recombination protein RmuC, whose amino-acid sequence MDISILIYAVIALAGVAIGWLISSYQHAQQKAEQLAEREEIVADLSAAKQQLALSDHWRDECELLNNELRNLRDINTSLEADLREVTTRLESTQLHAEDKIRQMINSEQRLSEQFENLANRIFEHSNRRVDEQNRQSLNSLLTPLREQLDGFRRQVQDSFGQEARERHTLAHEIRNLQQLNAQMAQEAVNLTRALKGDNKTQGNWGEVVLTRVLEASGLREGYEYETQVSIENDARSRMQPDVIMRLPQGKDVVIDAKMTLVAYERYFNAEDDYTRESALQEHIASVRNHIRLLGRKDYQQLPGLRSLDYVLMFIPVEPAFLLALDRQPELITEALKNNIMLVSPTTLLVALRTIANLWRYEHQSRNAQQIADRASKLYDKMRLFVDDMSSVGQSLDRAQDNYRQAMKKLSSGRGNLLAQAEAFRSLGVEVKREINPELVEQATAQDEEFRLREGGDEQNSPSQDNDLAPDLSPDEQPARFFRGG is encoded by the coding sequence GTGGATATCTCAATCCTGATTTATGCGGTAATTGCGCTGGCTGGCGTGGCGATAGGCTGGCTGATATCCAGCTATCAGCATGCACAGCAGAAGGCCGAGCAGTTGGCTGAACGCGAAGAGATCGTCGCCGATTTAAGCGCCGCAAAACAGCAGCTTGCCCTAAGCGACCACTGGCGCGACGAGTGTGAACTGCTCAATAACGAACTGCGTAACCTGCGCGACATCAACACCTCGCTGGAGGCCGATCTCCGTGAAGTGACTACCCGCCTTGAATCCACCCAGCTGCATGCCGAAGACAAAATCCGCCAGATGATCAACAGCGAGCAGCGCCTCAGCGAGCAGTTCGAGAACCTCGCCAACCGTATTTTCGAGCACAGCAACCGCCGCGTTGATGAGCAAAATCGCCAGAGCCTGAACAGCCTGCTGACGCCGCTGCGCGAACAGCTGGACGGCTTTCGCCGTCAGGTACAGGACAGCTTTGGTCAGGAAGCCCGCGAACGCCACACGCTGGCGCATGAGATCCGCAATCTTCAACAGCTGAATGCCCAGATGGCGCAGGAGGCGGTCAACCTGACGCGGGCGCTGAAAGGCGATAACAAAACCCAGGGTAACTGGGGGGAAGTGGTGCTCACCCGCGTGCTGGAGGCCTCTGGCCTGCGGGAAGGGTATGAATACGAAACGCAGGTGAGTATCGAAAACGATGCCCGCTCGCGAATGCAGCCGGATGTGATTATGCGTCTGCCGCAGGGCAAAGATGTGGTCATTGACGCCAAAATGACGCTGGTGGCCTATGAGCGCTACTTCAACGCTGAAGATGACTATACGCGCGAATCGGCGCTGCAGGAGCACATTGCCTCCGTGCGTAACCATATTCGCCTGCTGGGCAGAAAAGATTATCAGCAGCTGCCGGGGCTGCGCTCGCTGGACTACGTGCTGATGTTTATCCCGGTCGAACCCGCGTTTTTGCTGGCGCTCGACAGACAGCCCGAACTGATCACCGAAGCGCTGAAAAATAACATTATGCTGGTCAGCCCCACCACGCTGCTGGTGGCCTTACGCACCATTGCTAACCTGTGGCGCTATGAGCACCAGAGCCGTAACGCGCAGCAGATTGCCGACCGCGCCAGCAAGCTGTACGACAAAATGCGCCTCTTCGTGGACGACATGTCCTCCGTCGGGCAAAGCCTGGATCGTGCGCAGGATAACTACCGCCAGGCGATGAAAAAGCTCTCCTCCGGGCGTGGCAACCTGCTTGCGCAGGCTGAAGCATTCCGCAGCCTGGGAGTGGAGGTTAAACGCGAGATTAATCCGGAATTGGTCGAACAGGCGACAGCCCAGGACGAAGAGTTCCGACTGCGTGAGGGCGGGGATGAACAAAATTCACCCAGCCAGGACAACGATTTAGCGCCGGATTTATCGCCAGACGAGCAGCCAGCGCGTTTCTTTCGCGGTGGTTGA
- the udp gene encoding uridine phosphorylase has protein sequence MSKSDVFHLGLTKNDLQGATLAIVPGDPERVEKIAALMDKPVKLAAHREFTTWRAELDGKAVIVCSTGIGGPSTSIAVEELAQLGIRTFLRIGTTGAIQPHINVGDVLVTTASVRLDGASLHFAPMEFPAVADFECTTALVEAAKSVGATTHVGVTASSDTFYPGQERYDTFSGRVVSRFKGSMEEWQSMGVMNYEMESATLLTMCASQGLRAGMVAGVIVNRTQQEIPNAETMKQTESHAVKIVVEAARRLI, from the coding sequence ATGTCTAAGTCTGATGTTTTTCATCTCGGCCTCACTAAAAACGATTTACAAGGGGCTACGCTCGCTATCGTCCCTGGCGACCCAGAGCGTGTGGAAAAGATCGCCGCGCTGATGGATAAGCCGGTCAAGCTGGCTGCCCATCGTGAATTCACCACCTGGCGCGCAGAGCTGGATGGCAAAGCGGTGATTGTGTGCTCTACCGGTATCGGTGGCCCGTCTACCTCTATTGCCGTGGAAGAGCTGGCGCAGCTGGGCATTCGTACTTTCCTGCGTATCGGCACCACCGGCGCGATTCAGCCGCACATTAACGTCGGCGACGTGCTGGTGACGACCGCTTCCGTGCGTCTGGACGGCGCAAGCCTGCACTTTGCACCGATGGAATTCCCGGCAGTGGCTGACTTCGAGTGCACCACCGCGCTGGTTGAAGCGGCGAAATCCGTGGGTGCAACCACTCACGTGGGCGTAACTGCCTCTTCTGATACCTTCTATCCGGGCCAGGAGCGTTACGACACCTTCTCAGGCCGCGTAGTGAGCCGCTTCAAAGGCTCAATGGAAGAGTGGCAGTCTATGGGCGTGATGAACTACGAGATGGAATCCGCAACGCTGCTGACCATGTGCGCAAGCCAGGGTCTGCGTGCCGGTATGGTGGCGGGCGTTATCGTCAACCGCACCCAGCAGGAGATCCCGAACGCCGAAACCATGAAGCAGACAGAAAGTCACGCGGTGAAAATCGTGGTTGAAGCGGCTCGCCGCCTGATCTAG